The following proteins come from a genomic window of Blastococcus sp. HT6-30:
- a CDS encoding cupin domain-containing protein, translating into MASVIHYTIATEAEKSPDFRRVLWTGRNTQLVIMTIPPGGEIGEETHEDIDQILTFVSGIGKAVISGSEKDVAQGDLVVVPAGTKHNFLNTGGNPLVLYTVYGPPEHADGAVHRTKEEADEAEESGEDEPPAS; encoded by the coding sequence ATGGCGTCCGTCATCCACTACACGATCGCCACCGAGGCCGAGAAGAGCCCCGATTTCCGCCGGGTGCTCTGGACCGGCAGGAACACCCAGCTGGTGATCATGACGATCCCGCCGGGCGGGGAGATCGGCGAGGAGACGCACGAGGACATCGACCAGATCCTCACCTTCGTCAGCGGCATCGGTAAGGCCGTCATCTCCGGCAGCGAGAAGGACGTCGCGCAGGGCGACCTGGTCGTCGTCCCTGCCGGCACGAAGCACAACTTCCTCAACACCGGCGGGAACCCACTGGTGCTCTACACCGTCTACGGCCCGCCCGAGCACGCCGACGGTGCGGTGCACAGGACCAAGGAGGAGGCCGACGAGGCCGAGGAGTCGGGCGAGGACGAGCCGCCGGCGTCCTGA
- a CDS encoding MFS transporter has translation MPPPARPTTRAYAMWGVGLLAYAVAVFHRSSLGVAAVEAQERFSAGAAAVSLFLVLQLAVYAGLQVPVGVALDRFGSRRMILAGALTMAAGQLVLALAGGVPTAVAGRVLVGAGDAMTFISVLRVVSFWFPGSAAPLITQLTGILGQVGSIVAAYPLVTLLHATSWTATFLGAAATGVLVFLLVLLALRDAPAGSTRPQAPDLAQLRHGLVETWREPGTRIGLYTHLVTQFSGTVFALLWGYPFLVVGQGLTPGTAAGLLTLLVLVGMGVGPALGRLCARWPLRRSVLVFSILAATATVWTVVLLWPGRAPLPVLVLLVVVLGTNGPGSMIGFDYARTENPVERQGSASGVVNVGGFVASLLTILAVGAVLDVLTPGVSTDYDLDAFRAAFSVQYLFWAIGLAGVVRHRRRLRDRLARDGVVLQPLMVAVRRRLGGEGPTG, from the coding sequence ATGCCGCCTCCCGCGCGCCCCACGACGCGTGCCTACGCCATGTGGGGCGTCGGGCTGCTGGCCTACGCGGTGGCGGTCTTCCACCGCTCCTCGCTGGGTGTCGCCGCGGTCGAGGCGCAGGAGCGGTTCTCCGCGGGCGCTGCGGCGGTGTCGCTGTTCCTCGTCCTGCAGCTCGCCGTCTACGCGGGTCTCCAGGTCCCGGTGGGCGTCGCGCTGGACCGGTTCGGGTCGCGCCGGATGATCCTGGCCGGAGCGCTGACCATGGCGGCCGGACAGTTGGTGCTGGCCCTGGCCGGGGGCGTGCCCACGGCCGTCGCGGGGCGCGTGCTGGTCGGTGCCGGCGACGCCATGACGTTCATCAGCGTGCTGCGGGTGGTGTCCTTCTGGTTCCCCGGTTCGGCGGCGCCGCTGATCACCCAGCTGACCGGGATCCTCGGCCAGGTCGGTTCCATCGTCGCCGCCTATCCGTTGGTGACCCTGCTGCACGCCACCTCCTGGACGGCGACGTTCCTGGGGGCCGCGGCCACCGGTGTGCTGGTGTTCCTGCTGGTGCTGCTGGCCCTGCGCGACGCCCCGGCCGGCAGCACCCGGCCGCAGGCCCCGGACCTCGCCCAGCTGCGCCACGGGCTGGTCGAGACGTGGCGCGAGCCGGGAACCCGGATCGGTCTCTACACGCACCTGGTCACCCAGTTCTCGGGAACCGTCTTCGCGTTGCTGTGGGGTTACCCCTTCCTGGTGGTGGGTCAGGGGCTCACCCCGGGGACGGCCGCGGGGCTGCTCACGCTGCTGGTGCTGGTCGGCATGGGCGTGGGCCCCGCGCTCGGCCGGCTCTGCGCCCGGTGGCCGCTCCGTCGCTCGGTGCTGGTCTTCAGCATCCTGGCGGCGACGGCGACGGTGTGGACCGTCGTGCTGCTGTGGCCCGGTCGGGCCCCGCTGCCGGTGCTCGTGCTGCTGGTGGTGGTGCTGGGCACCAATGGCCCCGGCTCCATGATCGGGTTCGACTACGCCCGCACGGAGAACCCGGTGGAGCGGCAGGGCAGCGCGAGCGGCGTGGTCAACGTCGGCGGGTTCGTGGCCTCGCTGCTGACCATCCTCGCCGTCGGGGCGGTCCTGGACGTGCTCACGCCGGGCGTCTCGACCGACTACGACCTGGACGCCTTCCGGGCGGCGTTCTCCGTCCAGTACCTGTTCTGGGCGATCGGGCTGGCCGGTGTGGTCCGGCACCGGCGCCGGCTGCGGGACCGGTTGGCCCGCGACGGCGTCGTCCTCCAGCCGTTGATGGTCGCCGTCCGCCGGCGTCTGGGCGGGGAGGGGCCGACCGGCTGA
- a CDS encoding gluconokinase translates to MDVVVGLDSGTTATKAVTAGSDGRVRDVVSVAYPLLVPAPGRAELDAGALASAAVEALADVTARARERGDTIVAVTLSAAMHGLVPLDGDGRPLGPVVTWADDRAAQWAQALVADGRAPQLHARTGTPVHAMSPLVKLSWERVQDADRLAGVPRWGGVKELVVATLCGGPHVLDRSSASATGLYDIRAGRWDEEAMQIAGVRPGQLGEVLPTTAVLPGLRPEVAAATGLPAGLRVVIGASDGVLANLGIGAVRSDVAAVSLGTSGAMRVVVPAPTVDPGRRLFCYALTDDAWVVGGAINNGGSVVRWAAQALAAGLDGAPPPEGEAADDLDARLLAEAEAVPVGSSGLVCLPYLLGERAPWWRSGMRGAYLGLRREHGRAHLVRAAVEGVCQQLALVRDAFAATDVPVREVRATGGAVASPLWIRTLAATLDLPVRVAESPEGTGLGACLLGWHALGELPDLDAATSLVAVHEPVLPDPDAVDVYRRLRPLVDRSTEALVDVFTTLDALDDAPTPPT, encoded by the coding sequence GTGGACGTCGTGGTCGGTCTCGACTCGGGGACGACGGCGACGAAGGCGGTCACGGCGGGGTCCGACGGGCGGGTCCGGGACGTCGTCAGCGTCGCCTACCCGCTGCTGGTGCCCGCACCGGGCCGGGCCGAGCTGGACGCCGGAGCCCTTGCGTCCGCGGCCGTGGAGGCCCTCGCCGACGTCACCGCCCGCGCCCGGGAGCGCGGCGACACCATCGTCGCGGTCACCCTCAGCGCCGCGATGCACGGCCTGGTGCCCCTCGACGGGGACGGGCGCCCGCTCGGCCCCGTGGTGACCTGGGCCGACGACCGGGCCGCGCAGTGGGCCCAGGCGCTGGTGGCCGACGGCCGGGCGCCGCAGCTGCACGCCCGGACCGGCACCCCCGTGCACGCGATGTCGCCGCTGGTGAAGCTGTCGTGGGAGCGGGTGCAGGACGCCGATCGCCTGGCCGGGGTCCCGCGCTGGGGCGGGGTCAAGGAACTGGTGGTCGCCACCCTCTGCGGCGGGCCGCACGTGCTGGACCGCTCCAGTGCGTCGGCGACCGGGCTCTACGACATCCGGGCCGGCCGCTGGGACGAGGAGGCGATGCAGATCGCCGGCGTGCGTCCCGGCCAGCTGGGAGAGGTGCTCCCGACGACGGCTGTGCTGCCCGGGCTGCGGCCGGAGGTGGCTGCGGCCACGGGCCTGCCGGCCGGCCTCCGGGTCGTGATCGGCGCGTCCGACGGGGTGCTCGCCAATCTCGGCATCGGTGCGGTGCGCTCCGACGTCGCCGCGGTCTCGCTCGGCACGAGCGGGGCGATGCGCGTCGTCGTCCCCGCCCCGACGGTCGATCCCGGCCGCCGGCTGTTCTGCTACGCGCTCACCGACGACGCCTGGGTCGTGGGCGGGGCCATCAACAACGGCGGATCGGTCGTGCGGTGGGCCGCGCAGGCGCTGGCCGCAGGCCTCGACGGCGCACCGCCGCCGGAGGGGGAGGCGGCCGACGACCTCGATGCCCGGCTGCTGGCCGAGGCCGAGGCCGTTCCGGTGGGCAGCTCCGGCCTGGTCTGCCTGCCCTACCTGCTCGGCGAGCGGGCGCCCTGGTGGCGGTCGGGGATGCGCGGGGCCTACCTCGGGCTGCGGCGCGAGCACGGACGTGCGCACCTGGTCCGGGCCGCCGTGGAGGGGGTCTGCCAGCAGCTGGCGCTGGTGCGCGACGCCTTCGCCGCCACCGATGTGCCGGTGCGGGAGGTGCGGGCGACCGGGGGCGCGGTCGCCTCCCCGCTGTGGATCCGGACGCTGGCGGCGACCCTCGACCTGCCGGTGCGCGTCGCCGAGTCGCCGGAGGGCACCGGGCTCGGCGCCTGCCTTCTGGGCTGGCACGCCCTCGGGGAGCTGCCCGACCTGGACGCGGCGACCTCGCTGGTCGCGGTGCACGAGCCGGTCCTGCCCGATCCGGATGCCGTCGACGTCTACCGGCGGTTGCGCCCCCTGGTCGACCGGTCCACCGAGGCCCTGGTCGACGTCTTCACCACGCTCGACGCCCTGGACGACGCACCCACCCCACCGACCTGA
- a CDS encoding gluconate:H+ symporter, which yields MTDAEPALSAGPLLLIAAVAVGVLLFLIMKVKLHAFLALILVSLAVALAARVPLEDVVTTMTTGFGSTLASVALLVGIGAMLGRLFEHSGGAQVLADSLIRRFGEQRAPLALGVAALLFGFPIFFDAGLVVFLPIVFTVARRLGGSLLTYGLPVAGAFAVMHAFVPPHPGPVAAAGLIGADIGLVLVFGLLIGVPTWFLGGYLFGLWAGRRFELPVPNILAGEPRTADDSPDPSVEGSSPGIAAGGRTGTETATRPAPPRFATVISVLLLPMLLIFLNTGLTTLAAEGVVDEESAFVRWGQLIGATPIALLITVLLAMWVLGRRRGDSGAEVESVLNSALGPVCAIILITGAGGMFGGVLRASGIGAALADVLGDIGLPVIVAAFVISALIRVAQGSATVALTTAAGLIAPVVAASEGLSSVDLALIVIAIAGGATVLSHVNDSGFWLVSRFFQMDEKTTLKTWTVMETLLGTIGFLLALVLSLFL from the coding sequence ATGACCGACGCCGAACCGGCGCTGAGCGCCGGACCGCTGCTGCTGATCGCCGCGGTGGCGGTCGGCGTCCTCCTCTTCCTGATCATGAAGGTGAAGCTGCACGCCTTCCTGGCTCTCATCCTGGTCAGCCTGGCGGTGGCGCTGGCGGCGCGGGTCCCGCTGGAGGACGTGGTCACCACCATGACCACCGGCTTCGGCTCCACCCTGGCCAGCGTCGCGCTGCTCGTGGGCATCGGGGCGATGCTGGGCCGGCTCTTCGAGCACAGCGGCGGCGCCCAGGTGCTCGCCGACAGCCTGATCAGACGCTTCGGCGAGCAGCGGGCGCCGCTGGCCCTGGGCGTGGCGGCGCTGCTGTTCGGGTTCCCGATCTTCTTCGACGCCGGGCTCGTCGTCTTCCTGCCCATCGTGTTCACCGTGGCGCGCCGGCTGGGTGGCTCGCTGCTCACCTACGGGCTGCCCGTGGCCGGCGCATTCGCCGTCATGCACGCGTTCGTGCCGCCGCACCCGGGGCCGGTCGCCGCGGCCGGGCTGATCGGCGCCGACATCGGCCTCGTGCTGGTCTTCGGCCTGCTCATCGGCGTCCCGACCTGGTTCCTGGGCGGCTACCTGTTCGGCCTCTGGGCGGGGCGCCGGTTCGAGCTCCCCGTCCCCAACATCCTGGCCGGCGAGCCGAGGACGGCCGACGACTCCCCGGACCCGTCGGTGGAGGGCAGCTCGCCGGGGATCGCCGCCGGCGGGCGGACCGGCACGGAGACGGCGACCCGCCCCGCACCGCCGCGCTTCGCGACCGTGATCTCGGTGCTGCTGCTCCCGATGCTGCTGATCTTCCTGAACACCGGCCTGACCACGCTGGCCGCCGAGGGGGTCGTGGACGAGGAGTCGGCGTTCGTCCGCTGGGGGCAGCTGATCGGGGCGACGCCGATCGCGCTGCTGATCACCGTCCTGCTGGCCATGTGGGTGCTGGGCCGGCGCCGCGGCGACAGCGGTGCCGAGGTGGAGTCGGTGCTCAACAGCGCACTGGGGCCGGTGTGCGCGATCATCCTGATCACCGGTGCCGGTGGCATGTTCGGCGGCGTGCTGCGGGCCAGCGGCATCGGCGCCGCGCTGGCCGACGTCCTCGGGGACATCGGCCTGCCGGTCATCGTGGCGGCCTTCGTCATCTCCGCCCTGATCCGGGTGGCGCAGGGCTCCGCCACGGTGGCGCTGACGACCGCGGCCGGCCTGATCGCCCCCGTGGTGGCGGCCAGCGAGGGGCTCAGCTCGGTGGACCTCGCCCTGATCGTCATCGCGATCGCCGGGGGGGCGACCGTGCTCTCGCACGTCAACGACTCCGGTTTCTGGCTGGTCAGCCGGTTCTTCCAGATGGACGAGAAGACCACCCTCAAGACCTGGACGGTGATGGAGACACTGCTGGGCACGATCGGCTTCCTGCTGGCGCTGGTGCTGAGCCTCTTCCTGTGA
- a CDS encoding FMN-binding glutamate synthase family protein produces MPLLPRAAAAGLTALAGVAVRDLLQREHTLLRNYPLVGHARYLLESIGPELRQYLVAGNNEERPFTRDQRRWVYASSKRDNNYFGFGTDNDLEYTAGYPVIKHRTFGRAVPATHVQAGQDVDLPCAKVLGAARGRAGAFRPPSVVNISAMSFGSLSGAAVEALNRGAALAGCLHNTGEGGISRYHRHGGELVYQIGTAYFGCRDAHGRFDLDRLKDLVAGAPVRALEIKLSQGAKPGLGGVLPAAKVSAEIAAARGVPEGVDCVSPSRHAEFSDVDSLLDWVELLATETGLPVGIKSAVGDMEFWEELTELMSSTGRGVDFVTIDGGEGGTGAAPLIFTDSVSLPFQLGFSRVHALFARAGLADDVVFIGAGKLGLPDNAVVAFALGCDMVNVGREAMLAIGCIQAQKCHTDTCPTGVATQNSWLAHGLDPALKSARAANYIRTLRRDLLKVAEACGVEHPSLIDTDSVEVLTGRTASRPLREVYGYEPGWGLPSAADRAAVVALMTGEGSEGGAAPPSEDAVG; encoded by the coding sequence ATGCCGCTCCTCCCGCGCGCCGCCGCTGCCGGTCTCACCGCGCTGGCCGGGGTCGCCGTCCGCGACCTGCTCCAGCGCGAGCACACCCTCCTGCGCAACTACCCGCTGGTGGGCCACGCCCGCTACCTGCTGGAGTCGATCGGGCCTGAGCTCCGGCAGTACCTGGTCGCGGGGAACAACGAGGAGCGGCCGTTCACCCGCGACCAGCGGCGCTGGGTCTACGCCTCGAGCAAGCGGGACAACAACTACTTCGGGTTCGGCACCGACAACGACCTCGAGTACACCGCGGGGTACCCGGTGATCAAGCACCGCACGTTCGGGCGGGCGGTCCCGGCCACCCACGTTCAGGCCGGGCAGGACGTCGACCTCCCGTGCGCGAAGGTGCTGGGCGCCGCCCGGGGCCGGGCGGGAGCCTTCCGGCCGCCGTCGGTCGTGAACATCTCGGCGATGAGCTTCGGCTCGCTGTCCGGCGCGGCCGTGGAGGCCCTCAACCGCGGAGCGGCGCTGGCCGGCTGCCTGCACAACACGGGGGAGGGCGGGATCTCCCGCTACCACCGGCACGGCGGGGAGCTGGTCTACCAGATCGGCACGGCCTACTTCGGCTGCCGTGACGCGCACGGGCGGTTCGACCTCGACCGGCTCAAGGACCTGGTCGCGGGGGCGCCGGTACGCGCGCTGGAGATCAAGCTGAGCCAGGGGGCGAAGCCCGGTCTCGGCGGGGTGCTGCCGGCGGCGAAGGTCTCGGCCGAGATCGCCGCGGCCCGGGGCGTTCCCGAGGGCGTCGACTGCGTGAGCCCCTCCCGGCACGCGGAGTTCTCCGACGTCGACAGCCTGCTGGACTGGGTGGAGCTGCTCGCCACCGAGACCGGCCTGCCCGTGGGCATCAAGTCGGCGGTCGGCGACATGGAGTTCTGGGAGGAGCTCACCGAGCTGATGTCGAGCACCGGGCGCGGCGTGGACTTCGTGACCATCGACGGCGGCGAGGGCGGGACCGGTGCCGCGCCCCTGATCTTCACCGACTCGGTGTCGCTGCCCTTCCAGCTCGGCTTCTCCCGCGTCCACGCGCTGTTCGCGCGCGCCGGTCTGGCCGACGACGTGGTCTTCATCGGGGCCGGGAAGCTGGGCCTGCCCGACAACGCCGTGGTCGCCTTCGCGCTCGGCTGCGACATGGTGAACGTCGGGCGGGAGGCGATGCTGGCCATCGGCTGCATCCAGGCGCAGAAGTGCCACACCGACACCTGCCCGACCGGGGTGGCCACGCAGAACTCCTGGCTGGCGCACGGGCTGGACCCGGCGCTGAAGTCGGCCCGGGCCGCCAACTACATCCGCACGCTGCGCCGCGACCTGCTGAAGGTGGCCGAGGCGTGCGGTGTCGAGCACCCGAGCCTGATCGACACCGACTCGGTGGAGGTGCTCACCGGCCGGACGGCGTCCCGCCCGCTGCGCGAGGTGTACGGGTACGAGCCGGGCTGGGGTCTGCCGTCGGCGGCCGACCGGGCCGCCGTCGTCGCGCTCATGACCGGCGAGGGGTCCGAGGGCGGTGCCGCGCCCCCGTCGGAGGACGCCGTCGGCTGA
- a CDS encoding FAD-binding and (Fe-S)-binding domain-containing protein, which translates to MSAPAANPTTRTDDGRAVAEELRRAGIGDVDDSGLARALYSSDASLYRVLPRAVVRPRDADEIVAALEVCRSLGVPLTPRGAGTSIAGNAVGAGVVLDTSRYLSRVRAVDPGARTATVDPGVVQAALQTAARPHGLRFGPDPSTHNRCTVGGMIGNNACGSRALGYGRTSDNVVALDVVTGTGERLTVGPGTPPRNGVLADLHRLVAGELATIRTEFGRFGRQVSGYSLEHLLPERGFDVARALVGSEGSLAVVLGATVRLVTDAPVRGLVVLGYPTMADAADATPGLLPHEPTAVEGLDERIVQRLRDVPAAVVPDLPRGAGWLIVELTGNSVAEVESKARGVLADAGAVDSMVVTDPTHAAAIWRIREDGAGLANRTSDGRPAHAGWEDAAVPVQRLGDYLRGFEALLDDHGLQGVPYGHFGDGCLHVRIDFPFGHGSPAHPDDGGRSAYRSFVEDAARLVAGYGGSLSGEHGDGRARSALLPHMYSPAALSLFEQVKAVFDPDDLLNPGVVVRPVPVEDDVRMTVAPRLTEGLALAYRHDGGDFSTAVHRCTGVGKCRADLQSSGGVMCPSWPATREEKDTTRGRARVLQEMLAPGGPVRDWRSPEVHAALDLCLSCKGCSSDCPTGVDMASYKAEVLHQSYRRRLRPRAHYTLGRLPFWSDLVALAPRLVNAMLGSALVGPLAKWGAGIDQRRSVPTFAPRTFRQLWADRPEAGDGPRVALWVDSFTDHFAPEVAVATARVLTAAGYRVEVPGADTCCGLTWITTGQLDKGKRILGDTVRALAPLAAAGVPVVGIEPSCTAVLRSEALELVGGPEAEQVAAATRTLAELLRDTPGWTPPSLAGTEIVAQPHCHHASVLGWSADAQLLERAGATVTRLGGCCGLAGNWGVERGHHDVSVAVAEQQLLPAVRDLPDDAVVLADGFSCRTQLDQLAGRRGRHLAELLADRLG; encoded by the coding sequence ATGAGCGCACCGGCCGCGAACCCGACGACGCGCACCGACGACGGCCGGGCGGTGGCCGAGGAGCTGCGCCGCGCCGGGATCGGCGACGTCGACGACTCCGGGCTGGCCCGGGCCCTCTACTCCTCCGACGCGTCGCTGTACCGCGTCCTGCCGCGCGCGGTGGTCCGCCCGCGCGACGCCGACGAGATCGTCGCCGCCCTGGAGGTCTGCCGGTCGCTGGGGGTTCCGCTGACCCCGCGCGGCGCGGGTACCTCGATCGCGGGCAACGCCGTGGGCGCCGGCGTCGTCCTCGACACCAGCCGGTACCTCTCCCGCGTGCGCGCCGTCGACCCCGGCGCCCGCACCGCCACGGTGGACCCCGGCGTGGTCCAGGCCGCGCTGCAGACGGCCGCTCGCCCGCACGGCCTGCGCTTCGGCCCCGACCCCAGCACCCACAACCGCTGCACGGTCGGCGGGATGATCGGCAACAACGCCTGCGGCTCCCGGGCACTGGGCTACGGCCGCACCTCCGACAACGTCGTCGCCCTCGACGTGGTCACCGGCACCGGCGAGCGCCTGACCGTCGGCCCGGGCACTCCGCCGCGGAACGGCGTCCTCGCCGACCTGCACCGCCTGGTCGCCGGTGAGCTCGCGACGATCCGCACCGAGTTCGGCCGCTTCGGCCGGCAGGTGTCGGGTTACTCGCTGGAGCACCTGCTGCCCGAGCGCGGATTCGACGTCGCCCGGGCGCTCGTCGGCAGTGAGGGCAGCCTGGCCGTGGTCCTCGGTGCGACGGTGCGGCTGGTCACCGACGCCCCGGTCCGCGGGCTGGTGGTGCTCGGCTACCCCACGATGGCCGACGCCGCCGACGCCACACCCGGCCTGCTGCCCCACGAGCCCACGGCGGTCGAGGGCCTGGACGAGCGGATCGTGCAGCGGCTGCGGGACGTGCCGGCGGCCGTGGTCCCCGACCTGCCGCGCGGCGCGGGCTGGCTGATCGTCGAGCTGACCGGGAACAGCGTCGCCGAGGTCGAGTCGAAGGCGCGCGGCGTGCTCGCCGACGCCGGCGCCGTCGACTCGATGGTGGTCACCGACCCGACGCACGCCGCGGCGATCTGGCGGATCCGGGAGGACGGCGCCGGGCTGGCCAACCGCACCTCCGACGGCCGGCCGGCGCACGCCGGGTGGGAGGACGCCGCCGTGCCGGTGCAGCGGCTCGGCGACTACCTCCGCGGGTTCGAGGCCCTGCTCGACGACCACGGGCTGCAGGGCGTGCCCTACGGGCACTTCGGCGACGGCTGCCTGCACGTGCGCATCGACTTCCCCTTCGGCCACGGCTCGCCCGCCCACCCGGACGACGGGGGCCGCAGCGCCTACCGGTCGTTCGTCGAGGACGCCGCCCGGCTCGTCGCCGGCTACGGCGGGTCGCTGTCCGGCGAGCACGGCGACGGCCGGGCCCGCAGCGCGCTGCTGCCGCACATGTACTCCCCCGCCGCGCTCTCGCTGTTCGAGCAGGTGAAGGCGGTCTTCGACCCGGACGACCTGCTCAACCCCGGTGTGGTCGTGCGCCCGGTGCCGGTCGAGGACGACGTGCGGATGACGGTCGCCCCGCGGCTGACCGAGGGCCTGGCGCTGGCCTACCGGCACGACGGCGGGGACTTCTCCACGGCCGTGCACCGCTGCACCGGCGTCGGCAAGTGCCGGGCCGACCTGCAGTCCTCCGGCGGGGTCATGTGCCCCTCGTGGCCCGCGACGCGGGAGGAGAAGGACACCACCCGCGGCCGCGCCCGGGTGCTGCAGGAGATGCTCGCGCCCGGCGGCCCGGTGCGCGACTGGCGGTCGCCGGAGGTGCACGCGGCGCTGGACCTCTGCCTGTCGTGCAAGGGCTGCTCGTCGGACTGCCCCACCGGCGTCGACATGGCCTCCTACAAGGCAGAGGTGCTGCACCAGTCCTACCGGCGGCGGCTGCGGCCCCGCGCGCACTACACGCTGGGCCGGCTGCCCTTCTGGTCGGACCTGGTCGCCCTGGCCCCGCGCCTGGTCAACGCGATGCTCGGCTCCGCGCTCGTGGGCCCGCTGGCCAAGTGGGGTGCGGGCATCGACCAGCGCCGCTCGGTGCCGACGTTCGCGCCGCGCACCTTCCGGCAGCTGTGGGCCGACCGGCCTGAGGCAGGCGACGGGCCGCGGGTCGCCCTGTGGGTCGACTCGTTCACCGACCACTTCGCCCCGGAGGTCGCGGTCGCCACCGCGCGGGTGCTCACCGCGGCCGGCTACCGCGTCGAGGTGCCCGGCGCCGACACCTGCTGCGGGCTGACCTGGATCACCACCGGGCAGCTCGACAAGGGGAAGCGCATCCTCGGCGACACGGTGCGTGCGCTGGCACCGCTGGCGGCCGCGGGCGTGCCGGTCGTCGGCATCGAGCCCTCCTGCACCGCCGTGCTGCGGAGCGAGGCGCTGGAGCTGGTCGGCGGGCCGGAGGCCGAGCAGGTGGCCGCCGCCACCCGCACCCTCGCCGAGCTGCTCCGCGACACCCCGGGCTGGACCCCGCCGTCGCTGGCGGGCACGGAGATCGTCGCGCAGCCGCACTGCCACCACGCCTCCGTGCTCGGCTGGTCGGCCGACGCGCAGCTGCTCGAGCGAGCCGGCGCGACGGTGACCCGGCTGGGCGGCTGCTGCGGGCTCGCCGGCAACTGGGGCGTCGAGCGCGGGCACCACGACGTCTCGGTGGCCGTGGCCGAGCAGCAGCTGCTGCCCGCCGTGCGCGACCTCCCCGACGACGCGGTCGTGCTCGCCGACGGGTTCTCCTGCCGCACGCAGCTGGACCAGCTGGCCGGCCGGCGCGGCCGGCACCTCGCGGAGCTGCTGGCGGACCGGCTGGGCTGA
- a CDS encoding cation:proton antiporter regulatory subunit, which translates to MELEETLLPGVGVRYQMRTRSGQVLGIVVQREGGAEIAVFDRRDPDRARETFRLDPEEVDALSEVLGAPRLTQRFADLSREVPGLESARISIRPGSPFAGRTLGDTRARTLTGCSVVAIVRGADVVPSPSPGDPLFAGDVLVAIGSAAGLEQLDRRLAGQE; encoded by the coding sequence GTGGAGCTCGAGGAGACCCTGCTGCCCGGTGTCGGCGTCCGCTACCAGATGAGGACCCGGTCGGGTCAGGTGCTGGGCATCGTGGTGCAGCGGGAGGGCGGAGCCGAGATCGCGGTGTTCGACCGGCGCGATCCCGACCGGGCGCGGGAGACGTTCCGGCTCGACCCGGAGGAGGTCGACGCCCTGTCCGAGGTGCTGGGCGCACCCCGGCTGACCCAGCGGTTCGCCGACCTGTCCCGGGAGGTGCCCGGGCTCGAGTCCGCCCGGATCTCCATCCGGCCGGGCTCGCCGTTCGCCGGCCGGACCCTGGGCGACACCCGCGCCCGCACGCTGACCGGTTGCTCGGTGGTCGCCATCGTCCGCGGCGCCGACGTGGTCCCCTCCCCCTCGCCCGGTGACCCGTTGTTCGCCGGCGACGTGCTGGTGGCCATCGGCTCGGCGGCCGGGCTGGAGCAGCTGGACCGGCGGCTCGCGGGTCAGGAGTAG
- a CDS encoding cation:proton antiporter: MDHVAALLLELGLLFLGLSALGLLARRLGLSPIPFVLLAALALGEGGLVPVENAAPFLEAAAEIGVVLLLLTLGLEFSATELFASFRRHAPSGLVDLVLNGPPGFVAGLLLGLPWQGALALGGVTYISSSGIIARLLGDLGRLTNRETPAVLSVLVLEDLAMALFLPLLVVALAGQGPMSAVAGVGLAVGAVLLVLLAAQRHGHRLGRLLSHDDDEQVMLRLVGLTLLVAGAAQAMGASAAVGAFLVGLALPASFAERARVILGPLRDLFAATFFVAFGLATDPGAILPVLPAALALAAVTTVTKIGTGWFAAARDGVAVPGRLRAGTALVARGEFSIVIAGLAVTAGLPAVGPVATGYVLVLAVTGPVLTRFVEPLSDRLVRAPAAA; encoded by the coding sequence GTGGACCACGTCGCCGCCCTGCTGCTCGAGCTGGGGCTGCTCTTCCTCGGCCTCTCGGCGCTCGGGCTGCTGGCCCGACGGCTGGGCCTCTCCCCCATCCCGTTCGTCCTGCTGGCCGCGCTGGCCCTCGGCGAGGGCGGCCTGGTGCCGGTGGAGAACGCCGCACCGTTCCTGGAGGCGGCCGCGGAGATCGGCGTCGTCCTGCTGCTGCTCACCCTGGGCCTGGAGTTCTCCGCCACCGAGTTGTTCGCGTCGTTCCGCCGGCACGCGCCCTCGGGACTGGTCGACCTGGTGCTCAACGGTCCGCCGGGCTTCGTCGCCGGGCTGCTCCTGGGGCTGCCCTGGCAGGGGGCGCTCGCGCTGGGCGGGGTCACCTACATCTCGTCGTCGGGCATCATCGCGCGGCTGCTCGGGGACCTGGGGCGGCTGACCAACCGGGAGACCCCGGCCGTGCTCTCGGTGCTGGTGCTCGAGGACCTCGCGATGGCGCTCTTCCTGCCCCTGCTCGTGGTGGCTCTCGCCGGTCAGGGCCCGATGTCCGCGGTGGCCGGCGTGGGGCTCGCCGTGGGGGCGGTGCTCCTGGTGCTCCTGGCCGCGCAGCGGCACGGCCACCGGCTGGGCCGGCTGCTCAGCCACGACGACGACGAGCAGGTGATGCTCCGGCTGGTCGGGCTGACCCTGCTGGTCGCCGGCGCCGCGCAGGCGATGGGCGCCTCGGCGGCGGTCGGGGCGTTCCTCGTCGGGCTGGCGCTGCCGGCGTCCTTCGCCGAGCGCGCCCGGGTGATCCTCGGCCCGCTGCGCGACTTGTTCGCCGCCACCTTCTTCGTCGCCTTCGGCCTGGCCACCGATCCGGGGGCGATCCTCCCGGTGCTGCCCGCCGCGCTGGCCCTGGCCGCGGTCACCACCGTCACGAAGATCGGCACCGGCTGGTTCGCCGCGGCCCGGGACGGGGTCGCCGTCCCGGGCCGGCTGCGCGCCGGCACCGCACTGGTGGCCCGCGGTGAGTTCTCGATCGTGATCGCCGGGTTGGCGGTCACCGCCGGGCTCCCGGCCGTCGGCCCCGTCGCGACCGGGTACGTGCTCGTGCTCGCGGTGACCGGGCCGGTGCTCACCCGCTTCGTGGAGCCGCTGTCCGACCGACTGGTACGCGCCCCGGCCGCCGCGTGA